In Bacteroidota bacterium, a single genomic region encodes these proteins:
- a CDS encoding NAD-dependent epimerase/dehydratase family protein, producing the protein MILVTGGTGLLGSHVLFYLAQKGNAVRVLYRSEAGKTAVLKTFLSYSTTGQTLFEKLEFVKGDVLDIFTLTDAMTDVKQVYHCAAMVSFAPKDADLMTRVNVEGTANVVNACLEMKIEKLCHVSSVAALGKAQLNEEVTETTFWKSSPENSVYSISKYSSEREVWRGVQEGLSAVVVNPTVILGPGDWEKGSSNLFRSAKQGMKYYTGGITGFVDVRDVANCMIELMESSLSNERYLLNADNFSYRKFFEIANTCFQNPPPHIRASLGLSNLVWRLEKIRSFFTGSNPLITKETTRAAHQQNFFSNQKISKTLGYSFIPIEKSIKETAARFAY; encoded by the coding sequence ATGATACTCGTTACAGGAGGCACAGGATTATTGGGTTCGCATGTATTGTTTTACCTTGCGCAAAAAGGGAATGCAGTGCGAGTGCTGTATCGTAGTGAGGCAGGAAAAACGGCTGTGTTAAAAACGTTTTTGTCCTATTCTACAACCGGCCAAACCTTATTTGAAAAGCTGGAATTTGTGAAGGGGGATGTGTTGGATATATTCACCTTGACGGATGCCATGACGGATGTTAAACAGGTGTATCATTGTGCTGCAATGGTTTCATTTGCTCCAAAAGACGCTGATTTAATGACACGCGTAAATGTGGAAGGAACAGCCAATGTGGTGAATGCCTGCCTGGAAATGAAAATTGAAAAACTATGTCATGTAAGTTCTGTGGCGGCTCTAGGAAAAGCGCAACTGAATGAAGAAGTAACCGAAACTACATTTTGGAAATCCTCTCCTGAAAATTCAGTTTATTCGATTAGTAAATACAGCTCAGAGCGCGAAGTTTGGCGCGGTGTGCAAGAAGGACTCTCAGCTGTTGTAGTTAATCCTACAGTAATATTAGGACCGGGTGATTGGGAAAAAGGGAGCTCAAATTTATTTCGCTCCGCAAAACAAGGAATGAAATATTATACCGGAGGAATAACAGGGTTTGTAGATGTTAGGGATGTTGCTAACTGCATGATTGAATTGATGGAAAGTTCCCTTTCGAATGAACGTTACTTGCTAAACGCAGATAATTTTTCGTACCGCAAATTTTTTGAGATTGCCAATACCTGTTTTCAAAACCCCCCGCCGCATATTCGCGCTTCTCTAGGTTTAAGTAACCTCGTGTGGCGCCTCGAAAAAATAAGAAGCTTTTTCACCGGCTCCAATCCTTTAATTACAAAGGAAACAACAAGAGCAGCGCATCAGCAGAATTTTTTTTCCAATCAAAAAATCAGTAAAACACTTGGATATTCATTTATTCCAATTGAGAAATCGATCAAGGAAACAGCAGCACGATTCGCATATTAA
- a CDS encoding T9SS C-terminal target domain-containing protein: protein MKSTLTVFKRSTKTKGVFNPIVLHVAFVCSCFWAVGKENTGVKPRQQSQSQIASLKLATVCSQSGSRIDLDVNNVRTKILGGGDMWWDLKDVKYEIPKDSKKHSLFAGSLWIGGMAQSNLKVAAMTYRQTGNDFWAGPLDVSNASVDASVCAQYDRHYVITRKEVEAFVSDWAPDKPVPDAIQNWPAFDIYNNANITQPLAPFYDADQSGDYNPGEGGDYPGYSLKGEMGNCKSEAQLFGDRTMWWVFNDKGNIHTESDGSQIGLEIHAQAFAFQTNDEINNMTFYQYQIFNRSTDKLDSCYLGMWVDPDLGNPNDDFIGCDVSRGLGYCYNGDADDDGNGENHYGLNPPAIGIDYFQGPLADADGIANPSTDTYNGTGYGDVIIDNERLGMEKFMFYRNDNGSLEGNPSNTVHYYNYLQGKWKDNNPITYGGTGHLSSTTLCNFMFPGNTDPQNPTPWYQTGTSYDGRFIHSSGPFTLKAGAVNIVTVGAVWARATSGGPFESVNLLKAADDKAQRLFDNCFQVLNGPDAPDLTIRELDRELILYLSNKPNSNNYMDKYNEVDPNIVSPSGQSPRYDSIYHFQGYQIFQMKNATASISDIHNPDLARQIAQCDIKDGVAQLVNFKFDQAINANVPIQEVYGEDKGLIKSFRVLSDEFATGDKRLINNKSYYFLAVAYAYNNYKTYDQQNPLSFDGQKLPYKPGRNNIGINGVPYVGIPHIIVVANGGSVQHAVYGQEISLTRAEGQGNGGHLLELTDASVNSILADSTFKQITYEAGFGPATVKIIDPLNVPASSFTLRIIPSNSYPESINTSQWTLTNNQTGEKINSESSIAISAERITDWGLSVTLEQCANVGTSKSVNNGYIESSIEFSDNTKRWLGGIPDFDGPFPINWIRSGSAKTLPPPGDPLTDDYFGLDNAQIFEGLISQNIGYGLGGTWAPYRLCSQEVGGGSGPAWKNFNVSATYPSELQYNALNQLGNLASVDIVLTADKSKWTRCPVFELCDNTIGAAGNARKFDLRKKASVNKEGQADNSGTFGMSWFPGYALNIETGERLNMAFGEDSHFEGVQNDTDLVWNPTANVGFNGIFSTTPDPIFGGKHYVYVFGHNNSKQVNQVLGDTTNVPAYDKGNFVYNKLRYRGNNMDVPKDVLKKDVFKDIMWCGIPMLASNHSLLECDVKIRLRVTKPYQNNFAANGFDTLSGMVNLDGPRANPASNNNYPMYNFTTHLYASEINNTRVAQNALQLINVVPNPYYGFSGYEANQADNQIKITNLPQKCTIKIYTLNGTLVREFNKDELRTSLNWDLKNQVGIPIASGGYLIHVDAPNVGEKIVKWFGALRPTDLDSY from the coding sequence ATGAAATCAACTTTAACGGTTTTTAAACGGTCAACCAAAACAAAAGGAGTATTTAATCCAATTGTCCTACATGTTGCCTTCGTCTGCTCTTGCTTTTGGGCTGTTGGGAAAGAAAACACAGGAGTAAAGCCCAGGCAACAGAGCCAATCCCAAATTGCATCACTAAAACTTGCTACGGTATGCTCTCAAAGTGGTTCACGCATCGATTTAGATGTGAACAACGTACGCACAAAAATATTGGGAGGGGGTGATATGTGGTGGGATTTAAAGGATGTGAAATACGAAATTCCAAAGGACTCGAAAAAGCACTCGCTGTTTGCTGGATCACTGTGGATAGGAGGAATGGCACAAAGCAATTTGAAAGTTGCAGCTATGACTTATCGACAAACAGGAAATGATTTTTGGGCGGGACCGTTGGATGTAAGTAATGCATCAGTGGATGCTAGTGTGTGTGCGCAATACGACAGGCATTATGTTATTACCCGAAAAGAAGTAGAAGCTTTTGTTTCTGATTGGGCTCCTGATAAACCAGTTCCGGATGCCATACAAAACTGGCCGGCATTTGATATTTATAATAATGCAAATATCACACAACCACTTGCTCCTTTTTATGATGCGGATCAAAGTGGTGATTATAATCCCGGTGAAGGGGGCGATTATCCTGGATATAGTTTAAAGGGAGAAATGGGAAATTGTAAAAGTGAAGCCCAATTATTTGGGGACCGCACTATGTGGTGGGTTTTTAATGACAAGGGGAATATACATACAGAGTCGGATGGCTCACAAATTGGGCTTGAAATTCATGCACAAGCTTTTGCCTTTCAAACGAATGATGAAATAAATAACATGACTTTTTATCAATACCAGATCTTTAACCGTTCAACTGATAAATTAGATTCTTGTTATTTAGGAATGTGGGTTGATCCTGACCTTGGAAATCCGAATGATGATTTTATTGGATGCGATGTTAGCAGAGGCTTAGGTTATTGCTACAATGGAGATGCTGATGACGATGGAAACGGTGAAAATCATTACGGACTAAATCCTCCGGCAATTGGAATTGATTATTTTCAGGGACCACTTGCAGATGCCGATGGAATTGCAAATCCGTCAACCGATACATATAATGGAACTGGATATGGGGATGTCATCATAGATAATGAACGGCTCGGGATGGAAAAGTTCATGTTTTACAGAAATGACAATGGCTCATTGGAAGGTAACCCATCCAATACTGTTCATTATTACAATTACCTTCAAGGTAAATGGAAAGATAATAATCCAATAACCTATGGCGGAACAGGTCATTTAAGTAGCACTACGCTCTGCAATTTTATGTTTCCGGGAAATACCGACCCACAAAATCCTACTCCATGGTATCAAACCGGAACTTCTTATGATGGACGGTTTATACATTCTTCAGGTCCATTTACCCTAAAGGCAGGTGCGGTAAATATTGTAACTGTAGGAGCAGTTTGGGCTAGGGCAACTTCGGGGGGGCCTTTCGAATCCGTAAATTTATTAAAGGCTGCAGATGATAAAGCCCAACGCTTATTTGATAATTGTTTTCAAGTGCTCAATGGGCCGGATGCACCAGACTTAACGATTCGAGAACTAGATAGAGAGCTCATCCTCTATTTAAGCAATAAACCAAATTCAAACAATTACATGGATAAATACAATGAAGTTGACCCAAACATAGTAAGCCCATCTGGCCAAAGTCCACGCTATGATTCTATATATCATTTTCAAGGCTATCAGATTTTTCAGATGAAAAATGCTACTGCAAGTATTTCCGATATTCACAATCCTGATTTGGCAAGACAAATTGCCCAATGTGACATAAAAGACGGAGTAGCCCAATTGGTGAATTTTAAATTTGATCAAGCTATTAATGCTAATGTTCCAATACAAGAGGTTTACGGGGAAGATAAGGGTTTAATAAAATCATTTAGGGTTTTATCGGATGAATTTGCAACCGGTGATAAGCGATTAATAAATAACAAAAGCTATTATTTTTTAGCTGTTGCTTATGCCTACAACAATTATAAGACTTATGACCAACAGAATCCACTTTCTTTTGATGGTCAAAAACTCCCCTACAAACCCGGAAGAAATAATATTGGAATAAATGGTGTCCCATATGTTGGTATTCCTCATATTATTGTTGTTGCAAATGGTGGTTCAGTGCAACATGCAGTATATGGCCAGGAAATTAGTTTAACGCGTGCCGAAGGTCAAGGAAATGGCGGTCACCTGCTTGAGCTTACTGATGCCTCAGTGAATTCGATATTAGCCGACAGCACTTTTAAACAAATAACTTATGAAGCCGGTTTTGGCCCGGCTACTGTTAAAATAATAGACCCCTTAAATGTTCCGGCATCGAGTTTTACACTTCGAATTATTCCTTCCAATAGCTATCCCGAATCCATAAATACGTCACAATGGACTTTAACCAATAATCAAACCGGCGAAAAAATTAATTCCGAATCAAGCATTGCAATAAGTGCCGAACGTATTACCGACTGGGGTTTATCGGTAACCTTGGAACAGTGTGCGAATGTTGGCACAAGCAAAAGTGTAAACAATGGCTATATAGAAAGTTCGATTGAGTTTTCAGACAATACAAAACGTTGGCTTGGTGGAATTCCGGATTTTGATGGGCCTTTCCCAATTAATTGGATTCGTTCTGGTTCGGCCAAAACATTGCCGCCACCTGGCGATCCCTTAACAGATGATTATTTTGGCCTTGATAATGCTCAAATTTTTGAGGGTTTAATTTCTCAAAACATTGGTTATGGATTGGGAGGAACCTGGGCTCCTTACAGGCTCTGTTCTCAAGAGGTTGGCGGAGGTTCGGGACCAGCTTGGAAAAACTTTAATGTATCCGCAACCTACCCTTCCGAACTCCAATACAATGCATTAAATCAATTGGGAAATTTGGCAAGTGTTGATATTGTATTAACTGCCGACAAGAGTAAATGGACCCGTTGTCCGGTATTTGAACTATGCGATAACACTATTGGAGCCGCAGGAAATGCCCGCAAATTTGATTTGCGCAAAAAAGCATCTGTTAACAAAGAGGGCCAAGCTGATAATTCAGGCACATTTGGCATGAGTTGGTTTCCCGGATATGCCTTAAACATTGAAACAGGCGAAAGGCTTAATATGGCATTTGGCGAAGACTCCCATTTTGAGGGCGTGCAAAACGATACCGATTTGGTTTGGAACCCAACCGCTAATGTTGGTTTTAACGGGATTTTTAGTACAACTCCTGATCCTATTTTTGGTGGAAAACATTATGTATATGTGTTCGGTCATAACAATAGCAAGCAAGTAAATCAGGTACTTGGTGATACTACTAATGTACCGGCGTATGACAAAGGAAACTTTGTTTACAATAAATTAAGATATAGAGGAAACAATATGGATGTGCCAAAAGATGTTTTGAAAAAGGATGTATTTAAGGATATTATGTGGTGCGGCATACCAATGCTAGCAAGTAACCATAGCTTGTTGGAATGTGATGTTAAAATCAGGTTGCGTGTTACTAAACCGTATCAAAACAATTTTGCTGCAAATGGATTTGATACCCTTAGCGGGATGGTTAATTTAGATGGTCCAAGAGCAAATCCGGCATCAAATAATAATTACCCGATGTATAATTTTACAACCCATTTGTACGCAAGTGAAATAAACAATACACGTGTAGCACAAAATGCACTTCAACTAATAAATGTTGTGCCAAATCCGTATTATGGTTTCTCGGGTTACGAGGCAAATCAGGCCGATAATCAAATAAAAATAACCAATTTACCACAAAAATGTACCATCAAAATTTACACCCTCAACGGCACCTTGGTAAGAGAATTTAATAAAGATGAATTGCGCACTTCTTTAAATTGGGATTTAAAAAACCAAGTAGGAATACCTATTGCCAGCGGAGGTTACCTCATTCATGTGGACGCTCCAAATGTGGGAGAAAAAATAGTAAAATGGTTTGGCGCATTACGTCCGACCGATTTAGACTCGTATTAA
- a CDS encoding glycine--tRNA ligase, whose product MANNDDLFKNIISHSKEYGFIFQSSEIYDGLSAVYDYGQNGAELKKNIRDYWWRAMVQLNENIVGIDAAIFMHPTTWKASGHVDAFNDPLIDNKDSKKRYRADVLIEEHVAKIEAKIQKEVDKAKERFGESFNEETFRSTNARVLENQAKADNILARFKTALNDNNLDEVRQIIVDCEIVCPISGTKNWTEVRQFNLMFSTSMGSVSEEASTIYLRPETAQGIFVNFLNVQKTGRMKIPFGIAQTGKAFRNEIVARQFIFRMREFEQMEMQFFVKPGTEMDWYHHWKETRMKWHKSLGFAGNKHRFHDHIKLAHYANAACDIEFEFPFGFKELEGIHSRTDFDLKAHEQHSGKKLQYFDPEINQSYVPYVVETSIGLDRMFLATLSQAYVEESLEDGTSRVVLKIPPFLAPIKVAVMPLTKKDGLPEKAEEIMAALKFDHAITYDEKDSIGKRYRRQDAIGTPFCITIDHESLQNNTVTIRHRDTMLQERVEISKLAEIIDEKVSMKGALKKLSA is encoded by the coding sequence ATGGCAAACAATGACGATTTATTTAAGAATATTATTTCTCATTCGAAGGAATACGGATTTATTTTTCAAAGCAGTGAAATTTATGATGGGCTGAGTGCTGTTTATGATTATGGACAAAATGGTGCAGAGCTTAAAAAAAACATACGCGACTACTGGTGGCGGGCCATGGTGCAGCTTAATGAAAACATTGTAGGCATTGATGCTGCTATTTTTATGCACCCTACTACTTGGAAAGCATCTGGACATGTGGATGCATTTAATGACCCTTTGATTGATAATAAAGATTCGAAAAAAAGATATCGAGCGGATGTATTGATTGAAGAGCATGTCGCAAAAATTGAAGCAAAGATTCAAAAAGAGGTGGATAAGGCGAAAGAGCGATTTGGAGAATCTTTTAATGAAGAAACCTTTCGCAGCACAAATGCAAGAGTGTTAGAAAATCAAGCGAAAGCGGATAACATTTTGGCTCGTTTTAAAACTGCACTCAATGATAACAATCTTGATGAAGTGCGCCAAATAATTGTGGATTGCGAAATTGTGTGCCCTATTTCCGGTACAAAAAACTGGACAGAGGTGCGACAATTTAACTTGATGTTCAGCACTTCAATGGGTTCTGTAAGTGAGGAGGCCAGCACAATTTATCTTCGCCCGGAAACAGCTCAAGGCATATTTGTAAACTTTTTAAATGTGCAAAAAACCGGTAGAATGAAAATTCCATTTGGAATTGCCCAAACCGGAAAGGCATTTAGAAATGAGATAGTGGCGCGTCAGTTTATTTTCAGGATGCGCGAGTTTGAACAAATGGAAATGCAGTTTTTTGTGAAACCAGGAACCGAAATGGATTGGTATCATCACTGGAAAGAAACTCGAATGAAGTGGCATAAGTCACTCGGGTTCGCCGGCAACAAGCACCGTTTTCACGACCATATAAAACTGGCCCATTATGCCAATGCTGCTTGTGACATAGAGTTTGAATTTCCTTTTGGATTTAAAGAACTTGAAGGCATTCACTCTCGCACCGATTTTGATTTAAAAGCTCATGAGCAACATTCCGGAAAAAAACTTCAATATTTTGATCCGGAAATCAACCAAAGCTATGTGCCTTATGTAGTTGAAACCTCAATTGGATTAGACCGTATGTTCCTTGCCACGCTTTCACAGGCCTATGTGGAAGAGTCGCTGGAAGATGGCACATCTCGTGTGGTACTAAAAATTCCACCTTTTTTAGCGCCGATAAAAGTTGCGGTGATGCCGCTTACTAAAAAGGATGGGCTTCCCGAAAAGGCAGAAGAAATTATGGCCGCATTGAAATTTGACCATGCCATTACGTATGATGAGAAAGACAGCATTGGCAAGCGTTACCGCAGACAGGATGCCATCGGAACACCATTTTGCATCACTATTGATCATGAAAGCTTGCAAAACAATACTGTTACAATTCGTCATCGTGACACTATGCTGCAGGAACGTGTAGAGATTTCGAAACTGGCTGAAATTATTGATGAAAAGGTTAGCATGAAAGGCGCTTTGAAGAAGCTTTCAGCATAA
- a CDS encoding T9SS type A sorting domain-containing protein, whose protein sequence is MKKLTLLFALINLIIIPASATVYYPFPSTNGSWNYRYYDEMHLPTPAFTNYVMAGDTLISGVNYQKITKNYSYTGALRENNKVIYFVPDTANHEYVLYDFNLSAGDTVKNRFGAAVCSNGIVTILYVDSVQLQNGYHRRLNLSTNVQWVEGIGSFNYLLEPSLFYCVSGNDYLECEAGDTGIEYATNTSLCIVAVKEVVKSKYTISVLPNPFTDVVTVKSDKSLQAASYKISDKLGRVCIRGKFDATSKIDLSSLLNGVYFLSVNEQTFKLIKH, encoded by the coding sequence ATGAAAAAACTTACCCTATTATTCGCCCTAATTAATTTGATTATTATTCCTGCTTCAGCAACTGTATATTATCCTTTTCCTTCTACAAATGGGAGTTGGAATTACAGGTATTATGATGAAATGCATCTCCCAACACCAGCCTTCACAAATTATGTAATGGCTGGTGATACGCTTATTTCAGGAGTGAACTACCAAAAAATTACTAAAAACTATAGTTATACTGGTGCCCTGAGAGAAAACAACAAGGTTATTTATTTTGTACCCGACACAGCAAATCATGAATATGTATTATATGATTTTAACTTATCTGCCGGTGATACTGTTAAGAATCGATTTGGTGCCGCCGTTTGCTCCAATGGCATAGTTACAATTTTATATGTGGATTCGGTTCAATTGCAAAATGGATATCATAGAAGATTAAACCTAAGTACAAATGTGCAATGGGTTGAAGGGATTGGCAGTTTTAATTATTTGTTGGAACCCTCCCTATTTTATTGTGTTTCGGGTAACGATTATTTAGAATGTGAAGCTGGAGATACGGGAATTGAATATGCAACAAACACATCGCTATGCATTGTTGCGGTGAAAGAAGTAGTAAAATCAAAATACACTATTTCGGTTTTACCTAATCCTTTCACAGATGTTGTAACAGTGAAATCTGACAAATCTTTACAAGCCGCATCATATAAAATAAGCGACAAGTTAGGAAGGGTTTGTATACGTGGAAAGTTTGATGCAACATCAAAAATTGATTTGTCATCACTTTTAAATGGCGTTTATTTTTTGAGCGTGAATGAACAAACTTTTAAACTTATAAAACACTAG
- a CDS encoding T9SS type A sorting domain-containing protein: MLNRKSLLLILLLSISLKPIAQPTCNWAYIPTSTSFSQNAISCVATDNSGNIIEVGKLTGRADMDPGNGPADTSFTTRFYNHYISKSSSSGQLLWIHYFEDNSQLVFFEFSGLKINSNNEIIVAGNFYGKIDFDLSSAEVDTLRSHFPTYPDYFIAKYDSAGNHQWALNIGEAAAVGISSKAIAVLPSNNILVVANPSAVTDVDPSSAIHTTTGFNANLICYDTDGNYIWNNSITLPNSYGIPNASLDYDSFGNSFLFSVGYYELTLTKFDSSGILLWSKTIGDFSTGGRVDPQSVLVDKANGDFYVAGAFEGSVDFDPGAANIINTCTQALYADGFIAKYDQNMNPIWVNPYSGKVAFGNYSLVYNGAEILAVGNLEGTIDFGNGVSLSSTGNYNPFYIKINAAGMAQEGYTLSGYGIYNTITQLNNYAFVMTGYIVSGTDMDPSSASLVLSPPSTSFFTAVYQIPNPTAIAEVESNTKMDELAFPNPFENNLALRTTAFDVNSDFKIRDLSGRIIYEAQNKAPQTSVNINTLNWQKGIYFLQINGQNFKLVKQ; encoded by the coding sequence ATGCTCAATCGTAAATCTCTTTTATTAATACTGTTACTATCAATTAGCTTAAAACCTATTGCACAACCTACCTGTAATTGGGCATACATTCCAACGAGCACATCCTTTAGCCAAAATGCGATTTCTTGCGTTGCAACAGATAATAGCGGTAATATTATTGAAGTTGGAAAATTAACCGGTCGTGCGGATATGGATCCCGGCAACGGTCCTGCAGACACATCCTTTACAACCCGCTTTTACAATCACTACATTTCAAAAAGCTCTTCAAGCGGACAATTGCTTTGGATTCACTATTTTGAAGACAACTCACAACTTGTGTTTTTTGAATTTTCAGGCCTAAAAATAAATTCGAATAATGAAATTATTGTTGCCGGAAACTTTTATGGCAAAATTGATTTTGATTTATCGTCCGCAGAGGTGGATACTTTAAGGAGTCATTTTCCCACTTACCCGGATTATTTTATCGCAAAGTACGACTCTGCAGGAAACCACCAATGGGCCTTAAATATTGGAGAAGCGGCAGCTGTTGGAATAAGCTCAAAAGCAATTGCTGTTTTACCTTCAAATAATATTTTGGTTGTTGCCAACCCAAGTGCTGTTACAGATGTAGATCCAAGCAGTGCAATACATACAACAACCGGTTTTAATGCTAATTTAATTTGCTATGATACGGATGGAAATTATATTTGGAACAACAGTATTACTCTTCCTAATTCATACGGAATACCGAATGCCAGCTTAGACTATGATTCATTTGGGAACAGCTTTTTATTTTCAGTTGGATATTACGAGTTAACGCTAACTAAATTTGACAGTTCTGGCATTCTTTTGTGGAGCAAAACGATAGGTGATTTTTCCACCGGAGGGCGCGTTGATCCACAATCCGTATTGGTGGATAAAGCGAATGGAGATTTTTATGTTGCAGGAGCCTTTGAGGGCTCGGTAGATTTTGACCCAGGTGCTGCTAATATAATAAACACTTGCACTCAAGCTTTATATGCAGATGGGTTTATCGCCAAATATGATCAAAACATGAATCCGATTTGGGTGAACCCCTACTCCGGAAAAGTTGCTTTTGGAAACTATAGTTTGGTGTACAATGGTGCTGAGATTCTAGCTGTTGGGAACCTTGAAGGGACTATTGATTTTGGCAACGGAGTTAGTTTAAGTTCTACTGGCAATTACAATCCCTTTTATATAAAGATTAATGCTGCAGGCATGGCGCAAGAAGGTTATACACTCTCAGGTTACGGCATATACAATACTATAACACAGCTTAACAATTATGCGTTTGTTATGACGGGTTACATTGTTTCAGGCACCGATATGGATCCGTCATCTGCCTCGCTTGTTTTAAGTCCTCCTTCAACTAGTTTTTTTACTGCTGTTTATCAGATTCCAAATCCAACGGCTATAGCTGAAGTGGAGTCCAATACTAAAATGGATGAACTTGCTTTTCCAAATCCTTTTGAAAACAATTTAGCGCTTCGCACTACTGCTTTTGATGTGAATTCAGACTTTAAAATTCGGGATCTTAGCGGAAGAATTATATATGAAGCTCAAAATAAAGCACCACAAACCTCAGTAAATATAAATACTCTTAATTGGCAAAAAGGAATTTATTTTTTACAGATTAATGGGCAAAATTTTAAACTAGTTAAACAATAA